The Propionispora hippei DSM 15287 genome includes the window TACGGCATTGAATTGATGAAGGAGTGCGACCAGCTGTGGCTGCTCGGTCCGGAAATCAGCAAAGGGATGGAATACGAACTTGAAATCGCCAAGGAAATCCGCATCCCAGTCATTCTGTACGATGAGGAACTTCGGCGGCTTAATCCGAAAACGCTGGTTCTTGACGAGCGTGTGGACGATCGGTTCCTCAGTATTATCAAGGGACTCAATTGTGAGTAGGAAAGGATGAACAGTTATGAGCGAAGTGTATTTAACCCTGGCTGACGGGTTTGAAAAACTGGCGGCAGGTTACAGAGCCTTAGCCGTCCAAGGTGCCGGTGCTCAGCCTAAAGAGGAAGTTCCCGCAGCGGCTCCTGTGAAGGAAAGCAAGGATATCGGCATCGAGGCGGTCCGCGCTGTTCTCGCTGAGAAAAGCCGGGATGGCAAGACCCGCGAGGTCAAGGCCCTCCTTATGAAATACGATGTCGGCAAGCTTTCCGGCGTAAAGCCGGAGGACTACGCCGCCCTGCTGGCTGAAGCGGAGGTGCTTTGATGGGCGGCAAGCACGCAAGATTTTCCCCGTCGGCGGCAGGCAGGCGTTTGAACTGTCCTCCCTCGCTGACGCTGGAAGAGCAATTCCTTGATGAGGAATCCGAGTATGCGGCAGAAGGTTCCGCCGGCCATGCGCTGGCGGAGCACCTCATCAAA containing:
- a CDS encoding DUF7768 domain-containing protein codes for the protein MKKVFVCSPYRGNIEKNTKRAVFAARVICNCGYIPVVPHLYFTQFLNDEDQFERIRGIEYGIELMKECDQLWLLGPEISKGMEYELEIAKEIRIPVILYDEELRRLNPKTLVLDERVDDRFLSIIKGLNCE